A region from the Pseudomonas sp. P8_229 genome encodes:
- the tolR gene encoding protein TolR — MARARKKRKPVAEMNVVPYIDVMLVLLVIFMVTAPMLNQGVKVDLPKVSSEALPQDNNTQVLTISIKADKTYYWNLGSEVDTEKQQDRAMTLPQMTDAVTKIIRAGTEGGKRTQVFIRGDKTVDYGSVMGAMGGLQKAGVGNVGLITEAP, encoded by the coding sequence ATCGCTCGAGCTCGCAAAAAGCGCAAGCCGGTCGCCGAGATGAACGTGGTGCCTTACATCGACGTGATGTTGGTGCTGCTGGTCATCTTCATGGTGACCGCGCCGATGCTCAATCAGGGCGTGAAAGTTGATCTGCCCAAGGTTTCCAGCGAAGCCTTGCCGCAGGACAACAACACTCAGGTCCTGACCATTTCGATCAAGGCTGACAAGACCTACTACTGGAACCTTGGCAGCGAAGTCGATACCGAGAAGCAACAGGACAGGGCCATGACCCTGCCGCAAATGACCGACGCGGTGACCAAGATCATTCGTGCCGGCACTGAAGGCGGCAAACGTACCCAGGTCTTCATCCGCGGCGACAAGACCGTCGACTATGGTTCCGTCATGGGCGCCATGGGCGGGTTGCAGAAAGCCGGGGTCGGTAATGTTGGCTTGATCACCGAGGCCCCCTGA
- the ruvB gene encoding Holliday junction branch migration DNA helicase RuvB, giving the protein MIEADRLIAAAHSPREREEVQDRAIRPVSLADYIGQPTVREQMELFIQAARGRNESLDHTLIFGPPGLGKTTLANIIAQEMGVSIKSTSGPVLERPGDLAALLTNLEPHDVLFIDEIHRLSPIVEEVLYPAMEDFQLDIMIGEGPAARSIKLDLPPFTLVGATTRAGMLTNPLRDRFGIVQRLEFYNTADLSTIVSRSANILGLPLDPEGAFEVARRARGTPRIANRLLRRVRDFAEVRAKGHITKAVADLALNLLDVDEHGFDHQDRRLLLTMIEKFDGGPVGIDSLAAAISEERHTIEDVLEPYLIQQGYIMRTPRGRVVTRHAYLHFGLNIPSRMGEMPVVDEFPDAVDD; this is encoded by the coding sequence GTGATTGAAGCTGATCGTCTGATCGCCGCCGCGCACAGCCCGCGCGAGCGCGAAGAAGTCCAGGACCGGGCCATTCGCCCTGTCAGCCTGGCCGACTACATTGGCCAGCCGACGGTCCGCGAGCAGATGGAACTGTTCATCCAGGCCGCCCGTGGCCGTAACGAATCCCTCGATCACACGCTGATCTTCGGCCCCCCGGGGCTGGGTAAAACCACCCTGGCCAACATCATCGCCCAGGAAATGGGTGTGTCGATCAAGAGCACGTCCGGCCCGGTGCTTGAACGTCCGGGCGATCTGGCGGCATTGCTGACCAATCTTGAACCGCACGACGTGCTGTTCATCGATGAAATCCATCGTCTGTCGCCGATCGTGGAAGAAGTGCTGTATCCGGCCATGGAAGACTTTCAGCTCGACATCATGATCGGCGAAGGGCCAGCGGCGCGGTCGATCAAGCTGGACCTGCCACCGTTCACTCTCGTCGGTGCCACCACCCGCGCCGGCATGCTGACCAACCCGTTGCGTGACCGCTTCGGTATTGTCCAGCGTCTTGAGTTCTACAACACCGCCGATCTGTCGACGATTGTCAGCCGCTCGGCGAATATTCTCGGCTTGCCGCTGGATCCGGAGGGCGCCTTTGAGGTGGCTCGCCGCGCCCGCGGTACGCCGCGAATCGCCAACCGTCTGCTGCGGCGGGTACGCGATTTTGCTGAAGTCCGGGCCAAGGGCCACATCACCAAGGCAGTCGCCGATCTGGCGCTTAACCTGCTGGATGTCGACGAACACGGCTTCGATCATCAGGACCGGCGCTTGCTGCTGACCATGATCGAGAAGTTCGACGGCGGTCCGGTGGGCATCGACAGCCTGGCGGCGGCGATCAGTGAAGAACGCCACACCATCGAGGATGTGCTGGAGCCGTACCTGATTCAGCAGGGTTACATCATGCGCACGCCACGGGGCAGGGTGGTGACACGGCATGCGTACCTGCATTTCGGTTTAAACATTCCGTCACGAATGGGCGAGATGCCCGTGGTAGACGAGTTTCCCGATGCGGTAGACGATTAG
- a CDS encoding RDD family protein: protein MSKNLLTPQGDFPAVGLGRRLAAMFYDFLLCTALLIVTGFIYKLIQAAIIGEERLRVLTDAGKMDGDPLYSTVLLLVLFAFFAKFWTHGGQTLGMQVWGIRVQNADGSAISLWQALLRFMVSIASWLCVGLGFFWSLYDQQKRTWHDIYSDTRVVRIPKKTK from the coding sequence ATGTCGAAAAACCTGCTCACTCCCCAGGGCGATTTTCCTGCCGTAGGCCTGGGCCGTCGTCTGGCCGCGATGTTCTATGACTTTCTGCTGTGCACCGCCCTGCTGATCGTCACCGGTTTCATTTACAAACTGATCCAGGCCGCGATCATCGGCGAAGAACGCCTGCGCGTGCTGACCGATGCCGGAAAAATGGATGGCGATCCACTGTACTCCACGGTGCTGCTGCTGGTGCTGTTCGCCTTCTTCGCCAAGTTCTGGACCCACGGCGGGCAGACGCTGGGCATGCAGGTGTGGGGGATTCGCGTACAGAACGCTGATGGCAGCGCGATCAGCCTGTGGCAGGCGCTGCTGCGCTTCATGGTGTCGATCGCATCATGGCTGTGCGTGGGGCTTGGCTTCTTCTGGTCGCTGTATGACCAGCAGAAGCGCACGTGGCATGACATCTATTCCGATACCCGCGTGGTGCGGATTCCGAAGAAAACCAAATAA
- the ybgF gene encoding tol-pal system protein YbgF, with product MRTCRRAVTVLALSLAPLAAWAAVPVVDDNSGYNNSGSSYPPAGYGTNGAYAGGAASAPASAQGMLFNQLQQMQDQISRQQGVIEELQNQVARMKQESLERYQDLDRRIGSGAAPAATPENSSAGGDASAAAGAAAGAGAAAQAPAASSEPGDPAKEKLYYDAAFDLIKAKDFDKASQAFSAFLRKYPNSQYAGNAQYWLGEVNLAKGDLQGAGQAFAKVSQLYPKHAKVPDSLYKLADVERRLGHTDKVKGILQQVVSQYPGTSAAQLAQRDLQRM from the coding sequence ATGCGAACGTGCCGTCGTGCTGTAACTGTTCTGGCTCTCAGCCTCGCGCCGCTTGCGGCGTGGGCTGCGGTTCCTGTGGTCGATGACAACTCCGGTTATAACAATAGCGGGAGCAGTTATCCGCCTGCGGGTTACGGTACGAACGGCGCCTATGCCGGGGGAGCGGCTTCGGCCCCTGCCTCGGCACAGGGCATGCTGTTCAACCAACTGCAACAGATGCAGGATCAGATATCGCGCCAGCAAGGTGTGATTGAAGAACTGCAGAATCAGGTTGCGCGCATGAAGCAGGAATCCCTGGAGCGATACCAGGATCTTGATCGGCGCATAGGATCCGGTGCTGCACCTGCCGCGACTCCTGAGAATTCTTCTGCCGGTGGCGATGCAAGTGCTGCTGCCGGTGCTGCCGCTGGCGCCGGGGCTGCTGCCCAGGCACCTGCTGCGAGTAGCGAGCCGGGTGATCCGGCCAAGGAAAAGCTGTATTACGATGCGGCTTTCGACCTGATCAAAGCCAAGGATTTCGACAAGGCCAGCCAGGCTTTCTCGGCATTCCTGCGCAAATACCCGAACAGTCAATACGCGGGCAATGCCCAGTACTGGTTGGGCGAAGTCAATCTGGCCAAGGGCGATCTGCAAGGTGCAGGTCAAGCGTTTGCCAAGGTTTCGCAACTGTATCCCAAGCATGCCAAAGTGCCGGATTCGCTGTACAAGCTGGCTGACGTAGAGCGCCGCCTCGGTCACACCGACAAGGTCAAAGGCATTCTGCAACAGGTGGTTTCCCAATACCCGGGGACCTCTGCAGCTCAGTTGGCCCAACGCGATCTGCAACGCATGTAA
- the tolQ gene encoding protein TolQ yields the protein MEANVVDHSSMWSLVSNASIVVQLVMLTLVAASVTSWIMIFQRSNLLRAGRRALESFEERFWSGIDLSKLYRQAGSNPDPDSGVEQIFRAGFKEFSRLRQQPGVDPEAVMEGVARAMRVAISREEEKLEQSLPFLATVGSVSPYIGLFGTVWGIMNSFRGLAQAQQATLATVAPGIAEALIATAIGLFAAIPAVIAYNRFSARSETLLSRYYTFADEFQAILHRKVHTSEE from the coding sequence GTGGAAGCTAACGTCGTCGACCATTCCTCCATGTGGAGCCTGGTCAGCAATGCCAGCATCGTGGTGCAGTTGGTAATGTTGACCCTGGTGGCCGCATCGGTGACCTCATGGATCATGATCTTTCAGCGCAGCAACCTGCTGCGCGCCGGTCGACGCGCCCTGGAGAGCTTCGAAGAGCGCTTCTGGTCGGGTATCGACCTGTCCAAGCTGTACCGTCAGGCCGGCAGCAACCCGGATCCGGATTCGGGCGTGGAGCAGATCTTCCGTGCCGGCTTCAAGGAGTTCTCCCGTCTGCGTCAGCAGCCAGGCGTCGATCCTGAGGCGGTGATGGAAGGTGTGGCGCGTGCCATGCGTGTTGCCATCTCTCGTGAAGAAGAGAAGCTGGAGCAGAGCCTGCCGTTTCTCGCCACCGTCGGTTCGGTCAGCCCGTACATCGGTCTGTTCGGTACCGTATGGGGCATTATGAACTCCTTCCGTGGTCTGGCTCAGGCCCAGCAAGCGACCCTGGCCACCGTGGCCCCGGGTATCGCCGAAGCCTTGATCGCCACGGCGATCGGCCTGTTCGCCGCGATCCCGGCCGTTATTGCTTACAACCGTTTCTCTGCCCGCAGCGAAACCTTGCTGAGCCGCTACTACACCTTCGCCGATGAATTCCAGGCGATCCTGCACCGCAAAGTGCACACCAGCGAAGAATAA
- the pal gene encoding peptidoglycan-associated lipoprotein Pal, producing the protein MEMLKFGKFAALALAMAVAVGCSSKGGDNAGEGAVDPNAGYGANTGAVDGSLSEEAALRAITTFYFEYDSSDLKPEAMRALDVHAKDLKANGARVVLEGNTDERGTREYNMALGERRAKAVQRYLVLQGVSPAQLELVSYGEERPVATGNDEQSWAQNRRVELRK; encoded by the coding sequence ATGGAAATGCTGAAGTTTGGTAAATTTGCTGCGCTGGCTCTGGCCATGGCTGTAGCTGTAGGTTGCTCGTCCAAAGGCGGCGACAACGCCGGTGAAGGCGCTGTTGATCCAAACGCTGGTTACGGCGCAAACACTGGTGCCGTTGACGGTTCCCTGAGCGAAGAAGCTGCTCTGCGCGCAATCACCACCTTCTACTTCGAATACGACAGCTCGGACCTGAAGCCAGAAGCCATGCGCGCTCTGGATGTTCACGCCAAAGACCTGAAAGCAAACGGCGCTCGCGTTGTTCTGGAAGGCAACACCGACGAACGTGGTACTCGTGAGTACAACATGGCACTGGGCGAGCGTCGTGCGAAAGCCGTTCAGCGCTACCTGGTACTGCAAGGTGTTTCCCCAGCTCAGCTGGAACTGGTTTCCTACGGCGAAGAGCGTCCAGTTGCTACCGGCAACGACGAGCAGTCCTGGGCTCAAAACCGTCGCGTCGAACTGCGTAAGTAA
- the tolB gene encoding Tol-Pal system beta propeller repeat protein TolB — protein sequence MFCFAGLATAEEKNILVSSGSSQATPIAVVPFGFQGGAVLPDDMAEIIGNDLRNSGYYSPIPKQNMISQPSQPSEIIFRDWKAVNAQFIMVGSIAPAGGRLQVQWALFNVATEQKVADGSVSGTTEQLRDMAHFISDQSFEKLTGIKGAFSTRLLYVTAERFSEKNTRYTLQRSDYDGARAVTLLQSREPILSPRFAPDGKRIAYVSFEQKRPRIFMQNIDTGRREQITNFEGLNGAPAWSPDGNRLAFVLSKDGNPDIYVMNLGSRQITRVTAGPGINTEPYWGKDGSTIYFTSDRGGKPQIYKTSASGGGAERVTFIGNYNANPKLSADEKTLVMIHRQDGFTNFKVAAQDLQRGSVKILTDSTLDESPTVAPNGTMVIYATRQQGRGVLMLVSINGRVRLPLPTAQGEVREPSWSPYLN from the coding sequence ATGTTCTGCTTTGCAGGACTGGCCACCGCAGAAGAGAAAAATATCCTGGTCAGCAGTGGCAGCTCCCAGGCGACGCCAATTGCCGTAGTGCCGTTCGGTTTCCAGGGCGGTGCAGTGCTGCCTGACGATATGGCCGAAATCATTGGCAACGATTTGCGGAATTCGGGCTACTACTCGCCGATTCCAAAGCAAAACATGATCAGCCAGCCAAGCCAGCCGAGCGAAATCATCTTCCGTGACTGGAAGGCGGTGAATGCTCAATTCATCATGGTCGGCAGCATTGCTCCAGCGGGCGGCCGTCTGCAGGTGCAATGGGCACTGTTCAACGTGGCCACCGAGCAGAAAGTGGCTGACGGCAGTGTTTCCGGTACTACCGAGCAACTGCGTGACATGGCGCACTTCATCTCTGACCAGTCGTTCGAAAAACTTACCGGTATCAAAGGTGCGTTTTCGACCCGTCTGCTGTACGTGACAGCCGAGCGTTTCTCCGAGAAGAACACTCGCTACACCCTGCAGCGTTCGGACTATGACGGTGCCCGCGCCGTGACTCTGTTGCAATCGCGCGAGCCGATCCTGTCGCCGCGTTTCGCACCGGATGGCAAACGCATCGCCTATGTGTCGTTCGAGCAGAAGCGTCCGCGCATCTTCATGCAGAACATCGACACCGGTCGCCGTGAGCAGATCACCAACTTCGAAGGCCTGAACGGCGCGCCAGCCTGGTCGCCGGATGGCAATCGCCTGGCATTCGTACTGTCGAAAGATGGCAACCCGGACATCTATGTGATGAACCTGGGTTCGCGTCAGATCACTCGCGTGACTGCAGGTCCTGGCATCAACACCGAACCGTACTGGGGCAAGGATGGTTCGACCATCTACTTCACCTCGGACCGTGGCGGCAAACCACAGATCTACAAAACCAGCGCCAGTGGCGGCGGTGCGGAGCGAGTGACCTTCATCGGCAACTACAACGCCAACCCGAAGCTTTCGGCTGATGAAAAGACCCTGGTGATGATCCATCGTCAGGACGGTTTCACCAATTTCAAAGTGGCGGCTCAGGATTTGCAGCGCGGAAGTGTAAAAATCCTAACTGATAGCACTCTGGACGAGTCGCCTACTGTTGCGCCCAACGGCACCATGGTAATCTACGCCACCCGCCAGCAGGGCCGGGGAGTCTTGATGCTCGTGTCCATTAATGGACGCGTGAGGCTCCCGCTTCCTACCGCTCAAGGCGAAGTCAGAGAACCGTCCTGGTCCCCTTACCTGAACTGA
- the queE gene encoding 7-carboxy-7-deazaguanine synthase QueE has translation MQDTLRITEVFYSLQGETRTAGLPTVFVRLTGCPLRCQYCDSAYAFTGGTIRTLDDILEQVAGFRPRYVCVTGGEPLAQPNAIPLLKRLCDAGYEVSLETSGALDVSAVDPRVSRVVDLKTPGSKEAHRNRYENIELLTPNDQVKFVICSREDYDWAVSKLIQYGLDRRAGEVLFSPSHHDLNARDLADWVVADNLPVRLQLQLHKYLWNDEPGR, from the coding sequence ATGCAAGACACATTGAGAATCACCGAAGTTTTCTACTCGTTGCAGGGGGAAACGCGGACTGCCGGGCTGCCCACGGTTTTTGTGCGCCTGACCGGTTGCCCATTGCGTTGCCAGTACTGCGACAGCGCCTATGCGTTCACCGGCGGTACGATCCGCACCCTCGACGATATCCTTGAGCAGGTGGCCGGGTTCCGCCCACGCTATGTGTGTGTCACTGGCGGTGAGCCGCTGGCACAGCCCAATGCCATTCCCTTGCTCAAGCGGTTGTGTGATGCCGGTTACGAGGTCTCGCTGGAAACCAGCGGTGCCCTCGACGTTTCGGCCGTCGACCCACGGGTCAGCCGCGTTGTCGACCTGAAGACGCCGGGCTCGAAAGAAGCTCATCGCAACCGTTACGAGAATATCGAACTGCTGACTCCCAACGATCAGGTGAAATTTGTCATCTGCTCGCGGGAAGACTATGACTGGGCGGTTTCCAAGCTGATCCAGTACGGGCTCGACCGGCGTGCCGGCGAAGTCCTGTTTTCTCCAAGTCACCATGACCTCAACGCAAGGGATCTGGCGGACTGGGTGGTGGCGGATAACCTGCCAGTGCGGTTGCAACTGCAACTGCATAAATATCTATGGAATGATGAGCCGGGGCGCTGA
- a CDS encoding cold-shock protein — protein sequence MSTRQSGTVKWFNDEKGFGFITPESGPDLFVHFRAIQGNGFKSLKEGQKVTFVAVQGQKGMQADEVQAEA from the coding sequence ATGTCCACACGTCAGAGCGGTACCGTCAAGTGGTTTAACGACGAGAAAGGTTTTGGTTTTATCACTCCAGAAAGCGGTCCGGATCTGTTCGTGCATTTCCGCGCCATCCAGGGCAACGGCTTCAAGAGCCTCAAAGAAGGCCAGAAAGTGACCTTCGTTGCAGTGCAAGGCCAGAAAGGCATGCAGGCTGACGAAGTACAAGCTGAAGCTTAA
- the queC gene encoding 7-cyano-7-deazaguanine synthase QueC: MTEQQNTNEKRAVILLSGGLDSATVVAMARAEGYACYTMSFDYGQRSHAELHAAARVARDLGVVEHKVIGLNLNGMGGSALTDTSIDIPEELGEGIPVTYVPARNTVFLSLALGWAEVLGARDIFIGVNAVDYSGYPDCRPEFIESFERMANLATKAGVEGNGFRIQAPLQNLSKAQIVQAGVKLGVDYGLTVSCYQADDEGRACAKCDSCRLRAEGFAAAGVDDPTPYF; this comes from the coding sequence ATGACTGAACAACAGAACACTAACGAAAAACGTGCGGTAATCCTGCTGTCGGGTGGCCTGGATTCGGCCACCGTGGTGGCGATGGCTCGGGCCGAAGGCTACGCCTGCTACACCATGAGCTTCGATTACGGTCAGCGCTCCCACGCTGAGCTGCACGCCGCTGCTCGCGTGGCCCGTGACCTGGGTGTGGTCGAGCACAAAGTGATCGGCCTGAACCTGAACGGCATGGGTGGTTCGGCACTGACCGACACCAGCATCGATATTCCGGAAGAGCTGGGCGAGGGCATTCCGGTGACCTACGTACCAGCCCGCAACACCGTGTTCCTGTCTCTGGCGTTGGGCTGGGCGGAAGTGCTTGGCGCCCGTGACATCTTCATCGGCGTCAATGCGGTGGATTATTCCGGTTACCCGGATTGCCGTCCCGAGTTCATCGAATCGTTTGAGCGTATGGCCAACCTGGCGACCAAGGCGGGCGTGGAAGGCAATGGCTTTCGCATTCAGGCGCCGCTGCAGAACCTCAGCAAGGCACAGATCGTCCAGGCCGGCGTGAAGCTGGGCGTTGATTATGGCCTCACCGTTTCCTGCTATCAGGCCGACGATGAAGGCCGCGCGTGCGCCAAATGCGACAGCTGCCGCCTGCGCGCAGAAGGCTTTGCGGCCGCTGGTGTGGACGACCCAACACCTTATTTTTGA
- the ruvA gene encoding Holliday junction branch migration protein RuvA: MIGRLRGTLAEKQPPHLILDVNGLGYELEVPMTTLYRLPSVGEPLTLHTHLVVREDAQLLYGFAGKRERDFFRELIRLNGVGPKLALALMSSLEVDELIRCVQSQDTSALTKVPGVGKKTAERLLVELKDRFKAWETVPAMFALVPNQPDGPAPVNTAENDAVSALISLGYKPQEASKAISAIKDKNLSSEDMIRRALKGMI, translated from the coding sequence GTGATTGGACGCTTGCGCGGCACCCTGGCTGAGAAACAGCCGCCGCACCTGATTCTGGATGTAAACGGCCTCGGGTATGAGCTGGAAGTGCCCATGACCACCCTTTATCGTCTGCCGTCGGTCGGTGAACCGCTGACGTTGCACACCCATTTGGTCGTACGCGAAGACGCGCAGTTACTCTATGGTTTCGCCGGCAAGCGTGAGCGAGACTTTTTTCGCGAATTGATCCGTCTCAATGGTGTCGGGCCGAAACTGGCCCTGGCCCTGATGTCGAGCCTGGAAGTCGACGAGCTGATCCGCTGCGTGCAATCTCAGGACACTTCGGCACTGACCAAGGTCCCGGGTGTCGGCAAGAAAACCGCCGAGCGTCTGCTGGTCGAACTGAAAGACCGCTTCAAGGCCTGGGAAACCGTGCCGGCGATGTTCGCCCTGGTGCCGAACCAGCCGGACGGTCCGGCGCCGGTCAACACCGCAGAAAACGATGCGGTCAGCGCGCTGATTTCCCTGGGCTACAAGCCGCAGGAAGCGAGCAAGGCGATTTCCGCCATCAAGGACAAGAACCTGAGCAGTGAAGACATGATCCGCCGCGCCCTGAAGGGAATGATTTAA
- the tolA gene encoding cell envelope integrity protein TolA — protein MQQQREPSASESYFWPSVLAIVLHVLVFGMLFVSFAFTPELPPAKPIVQATLYQLKSKSPAITQTNQKIAGEAKKSAARQTEVEQMEQKKVEQEAVKAAEQKKEEAAQKAEEAKKADQAKKADEAKKADEAKKTDDAKKAEAKKAEEKQLADIAKKKAEEEAKEEAKKEAAEEAKKKIVEDAKKKAAEDAKKKAEAEEAKKKVAEDAKKKAAADAAKKKTQDAARKSLEDKKAQALADLLSDKTERQATKSDELGDETAGNFDDLIRARASEGWAQPPSARKGMKVTLQIGMLPDGTISSVKVLQSSGDAPFDSSTVAAVKNIGRLTEMQGLSPADFAPYRSFKMTFTPEDLAL, from the coding sequence ATGCAGCAACAGCGAGAGCCGTCCGCCTCGGAAAGCTACTTCTGGCCTAGTGTTCTGGCAATTGTCCTGCACGTGCTGGTGTTCGGCATGCTGTTCGTCAGTTTTGCCTTTACACCAGAGCTGCCGCCGGCCAAGCCGATTGTCCAGGCGACCTTGTACCAACTGAAATCGAAAAGTCCGGCAATCACCCAGACCAATCAGAAGATTGCGGGTGAGGCGAAGAAATCCGCCGCGCGCCAGACCGAAGTCGAGCAGATGGAACAGAAAAAGGTCGAGCAGGAAGCGGTGAAGGCTGCGGAACAAAAGAAAGAAGAAGCGGCTCAAAAGGCCGAGGAAGCCAAGAAGGCCGATCAGGCGAAGAAAGCGGACGAGGCAAAAAAGGCTGATGAAGCCAAGAAAACCGACGATGCGAAGAAAGCCGAGGCCAAGAAGGCAGAAGAGAAACAATTGGCTGATATAGCCAAGAAGAAAGCCGAAGAAGAGGCTAAGGAAGAGGCCAAGAAAGAGGCCGCTGAAGAAGCCAAGAAGAAGATCGTCGAAGACGCGAAGAAGAAAGCCGCCGAAGACGCCAAGAAAAAAGCTGAAGCTGAAGAGGCGAAGAAGAAAGTCGCCGAGGACGCGAAGAAGAAAGCTGCCGCTGATGCTGCGAAGAAGAAAACGCAGGATGCAGCCCGTAAGTCACTAGAGGACAAGAAGGCTCAGGCATTGGCTGACTTGCTGTCCGATAAAACCGAGCGTCAGGCTACCAAGTCGGATGAGTTGGGTGATGAAACGGCTGGCAACTTCGATGACTTGATTCGTGCGCGAGCATCTGAAGGTTGGGCGCAGCCACCGTCTGCCCGTAAAGGCATGAAAGTGACTCTGCAGATCGGCATGCTGCCTGACGGAACAATCTCGAGCGTCAAGGTTCTTCAATCCAGCGGTGACGCGCCGTTCGACAGTTCTACCGTCGCGGCTGTAAAAAATATTGGTCGATTGACCGAAATGCAGGGTTTGAGTCCAGCGGATTTCGCACCCTATCGTTCATTCAAGATGACATTCACACCTGAGGATCTAGCCTTGTGA
- the nadA gene encoding quinolinate synthase NadA — translation MTQISERLLVQAHLDAKQPKPLTAEEETYYRSAIAAELKAQDAVLVAHFYCDPVIQALAEETGGCVSDSLEMARFGNAHPAKTVVVAGVKFMGETAKILNPEKRVLMPTLDATCSLDLGCPVDEFSAFCDQHPERTVVVYANTSAAVKARADWVVTSSCALEIVESLMDNGETIIWGPDKHLGTYIQRKTGADMLLWDGACIVHEEFKSKQLEDMKALYPDAAILVHPESPTSVIELADAVGSTSQLIAAAQSLPNKTLIVATDRGIFYKMQQLCPDKVFIEAPTAGNGAACRSCAHCPWMAMNTLERTLKSLKEGTNEIFVDPALIPQAIRPLKRMLDFTQAARMKLAGNA, via the coding sequence ATGACGCAGATTTCCGAACGCCTTCTGGTTCAAGCCCACCTCGATGCCAAACAGCCCAAACCGCTGACGGCCGAGGAAGAGACTTATTACCGTTCTGCCATCGCCGCCGAGCTCAAGGCTCAGGACGCGGTGTTGGTTGCCCACTTTTATTGCGATCCGGTGATTCAGGCCCTGGCCGAAGAAACCGGTGGCTGTGTTTCCGACTCCCTGGAGATGGCTCGCTTCGGCAATGCCCATCCGGCCAAGACCGTAGTGGTCGCCGGTGTGAAGTTCATGGGTGAGACGGCGAAGATTCTCAACCCGGAAAAACGCGTGCTGATGCCGACCCTCGACGCGACTTGCTCGCTGGACCTGGGTTGCCCGGTCGACGAGTTCTCGGCGTTCTGCGATCAACATCCGGAGCGTACCGTGGTGGTGTATGCCAATACCTCCGCAGCGGTCAAAGCCCGGGCTGACTGGGTCGTGACCTCGAGCTGCGCGCTGGAGATCGTCGAAAGCCTGATGGACAACGGCGAGACCATCATCTGGGGCCCGGACAAGCACCTGGGGACTTACATCCAGCGCAAGACCGGCGCCGACATGCTGCTGTGGGACGGTGCCTGTATCGTTCACGAGGAGTTCAAGTCCAAGCAGCTCGAAGACATGAAGGCGCTGTACCCGGACGCGGCGATTCTGGTGCACCCGGAGTCGCCGACCTCGGTGATCGAACTGGCGGATGCAGTAGGTTCTACCAGTCAGTTGATCGCTGCCGCGCAAAGCCTGCCGAACAAGACCCTGATCGTCGCCACCGATCGCGGCATCTTCTACAAGATGCAGCAGTTGTGCCCGGACAAGGTCTTCATCGAGGCGCCAACCGCCGGTAACGGCGCAGCGTGCCGCAGTTGCGCACATTGCCCGTGGATGGCCATGAACACCCTTGAGCGTACGCTCAAGAGCTTGAAGGAAGGGACGAACGAGATCTTTGTCGATCCGGCATTGATTCCGCAGGCGATCCGTCCGTTGAAGCGCATGTTGGACTTTACTCAGGCCGCGCGGATGAAGCTGGCGGGTAACGCCTAA
- the ybgC gene encoding tol-pal system-associated acyl-CoA thioesterase, whose translation MRAQNGLEPFAHRCRVYYEDTDAGGIVYYVNYLKFMERARTERLRTLGFAQSELAGEDLLFVVHSSEARYHAPARLDDELLVSADVIELNRASLRFKQQVRRATDNVLLCEGQFLVACVRTESLKPRAMPESLRAAFADAGGTGKHSKQEIKRGS comes from the coding sequence ATGCGCGCGCAAAACGGGCTTGAGCCGTTCGCACATCGTTGTCGCGTTTATTACGAGGACACCGATGCCGGCGGCATCGTGTATTACGTTAATTACCTCAAGTTTATGGAACGGGCTCGAACCGAGCGGCTCCGGACGCTGGGCTTTGCCCAGTCGGAACTGGCCGGGGAGGATCTGTTGTTTGTCGTGCATTCCAGCGAAGCGCGCTATCACGCGCCGGCGCGACTGGACGACGAACTGCTGGTAAGCGCTGATGTAATCGAATTGAACCGTGCCAGCCTGCGCTTTAAACAGCAGGTCAGGCGGGCCACGGATAATGTGCTGCTCTGTGAGGGGCAGTTTCTGGTGGCCTGTGTGCGCACCGAAAGTTTGAAACCCCGGGCCATGCCCGAATCCTTGCGTGCGGCCTTTGCCGACGCGGGCGGCACGGGTAAACACTCAAAGCAGGAGATAAAGCGTGGAAGCTAA